A single region of the Deltaproteobacteria bacterium genome encodes:
- a CDS encoding NAD-dependent epimerase/dehydratase family protein, whose protein sequence is MRDFFYVDDLADARVYLLKHYSGSETINVGSGNRIRQRTETCI, encoded by the coding sequence ATGAGGGATTTTTTTTATGTTGACGACCTTGCAGATGCCCGTGTATATTTACTGAAGCATTATTCAGGCAGTGAGACTATAAATGTAGGCTCCGGCAACAGGATTAGACAAAGGACTGAAACTTGCATATAA